Genomic DNA from Ensifer adhaerens:
CGCAGTCTGGGACATGAAGGAGATCGGCCCAAGCGTGATCGGCGGAATGTTGAGCAGGCCGCTGTGGCGGCCGAGCGGCTCCAGATTACCGAACACGTAGTAGATCGACAGGCCCCAGGCGATGGTCGAGAGCGGCAGGAAGTGCCCGCCGAGCCGCAGTGTGATCGCGCCGATGGCCAGCGCGCTCGCGGCTGTCAGTGCCAGCGCGAAGACCAGACCGACCCACGGCGACCAGCCGAGCGCGGTCGTCAGCCAGCCGGTCGTATAGGCGGCAATCCCGACAAACGCCGCCTGGCCGAAGGACATCATGCCGCCAATGCCGGTGAGAAGTACGAGGCCGAGCACGACGAGCGTGCTGATGCCGATATGGCTCATGAGCGTGACGAAGAAAGGTGGCACGACGGCCGGGAGGGCCAGAAGCGCGAGCACCAGAATGAAGGCGAGTGGACGTGCGGGGATCATCTCAAGCGAGCTCCTCGATTTCTTCGTCACTGTCGCGATGGACGGCAAAGGATCGCCAGATCAGGACCGGAATGACCACGCTGAAGATGATGATTTCCTTGTAGTCGCTGGCAACGAACGAGGCCCAGCTTTCCAGGATGCCGATGAAGACCGAGCCGAGAGCTGTAATCGGATAGCTCGCCATGCCACCGATAATGGCGCCCACGGAGGCCTTGAGGCCGATCATGAAGCCGGAATCGTAATACATGGTGGTGATCGGCGCGATCAGAATGCCGACCACGGCGGCAAGGGCCGCGGCGATCAGATAGGCGGTGGCCGCCGCCCGTTCCGGACGGATGCCCATGAGCCGCGCGCCGACCCGGTTCGACGCGGTAGCGCGCAGCGCCTTGCCGGTTATGGAGCGGCCGAAGAACAGGTAGAAGACCAGGCTCAGGAGCAGCGCGACGACCATCATCAGCACCTGCTGCGCAGGAATGAGAATGTCGCCCGGCAGCGAAACCATGCCGTCGAGAATGGGAGTGGTGCGGACCCCCTCCGGTCCGAAGGCGATGAGCCCGATGCCTGCAATGAGGAAGTGAACGGCAATCGCAACGATGAACAGGATCAGCGTCGACGCATCGGCAAGCGGGCGGAGTGTCAGCCGGTCGATCAGCACACCCATGGGCAGGATCAGTCCGATGGTCGTGGCGATCCGCAGTGCTTCCGGAACGTCGTGGGTGGCAATCGCCAGCCCGATGCCGCAGGGGATGAGAGGCAGGACCGCATAGAAGAAGATTGCTCTGGGCACCTGCCTTGTGGCTCCGTTGCGAAGGAGCGTGGTGCATTCCGCCAGACAGGCGAGAACCGCCATGCCGGCGACCAGCCAGATGGAGCCCGGCACCATGCGGCTCTGGAAGGCGGCCAGCGTCAGCGCTGCAAAGGCGGCGATGTCGCCGGAGGGAATGAAAATGACCCGCGTGACCGAAAACACGAGGACGAAGCCCAGTCCGGCCAACAGATAGATTGCGCCGGTCGAAAGCCCATCGACCAGCAAGATCAACATAATGTCCCAAGTCATGGAAAGACTCCTGAAGATGACGGCAGACGATCCCCCGTGGGGGATCCGTGGGATGCGGCAGGTGTCTTTATCCACCCGCCGCACCTGCTTTCATCGTTCAGGCCATCAGCTTCCACTCGCCCTTTTCCAGCTTGACGAGAACGCGCGAGCGCTCGTCATTGCCGTAGCGCGAGCCGGGCTTGAAGTTGTAGACGCCGTGGCAGCCCACGATTTCCTTCGCATTGGTCAGTGCATCGCGCATGGCCAGCTTGAACTGCGGGGTTCCCGGCTGGGCCGTCTTGAGCGCGGTCTCTGCGGCTGCGAGGAAAAGCACCCAGGCATCGAAGGAATAGCCGGAGAACGCGTTGGGTACGGCATCCGGAACGGTGGCCTTCAATGCCTTGGCGAACTCCTGCGAAACAGCCTTGGTCGGATCGGAATCAGGAAGCTGGTCGAATACCACGACCGGACCTGTCGATGCGATCAGCCCCTCCACCGCTGCGCCGCCCACCTTCACGAAAGCGGGGTTGATGATGGCCGGCGTGCCGTAGAACTGGCCCTTGTAGCCGCGCTCACGCAGCGCAAGATAGGGCAGTGCGCCGGGCGTGCCGGAGCCGCCGGCGATCACCGCGTCGGGCCGTGTCGAAGAGACCTTGAGCGCCTGGCCCGTGACGGATGTATCGCTGCGGGCGTAGCGCTCGTTGGATGTCACCTTGATGCCGGCAGCAGGGCTTGCGTCCATCAGCGCGTTGTAGACTAGATCGCCCCAGGGATCGGCGAAACCGATATAGCCGACCGACTTGATGCCGGCCTGCTTCATATGGGCAACCGTGCCGGCAATCATCAGCGGGGCAGGCTGCGGGATCGTGATCGTCCAGTTACCGGGTTCACCTTGCGGATTGGCATTTGCGATACAGATCAGCGGCGTTTTCGTTTCCGCGCAGACGGTTGCAATCGCCAGAGCGCCCGGCGATCCTGCCGTGCCGATGATGACATCGACATTGTTCTCCTGGATCAGCTTGCGTGCGTTGACAGCCGCATTGGTCGGATCGGAGGCATCATCCAGCGCGATCAGCCTGACCGGCTTGTCGCCGACCTTGCTCCTGAAGGCGAGAGCGGCCTTCATGCCCTGATCATAGGGGATGCCGAGCGAGGAGACCGGGCCGGACATGGAGGTGATGAAGCCGACGACAATCTCGCCGCCTTCAGCGCGGGCCAGCGAGACAAGCCCGGCCGGAAGCGCGGAAAATGCAGCGGCTGCCGCGACCACGCCTGCACCCTGTTTCAGGAAATGGCGACGGCCGAGTTCTGTCGCGGCCTGCGTGGAAGTTTGTCTGGAATTGCAGTTTTTCATTTCGTGTTCCCCTGAACGTGACCGATGTCTCGGTCGTTGATGTCCAGACGCCGCGGGCATTCATTCGCCCTGTCCAAGCGTCCGGCATAGCGTTGCCGTTGACGGCCCTCGTGTGGAGGGCCGCCTTGCATGATGGGTCGCGAGACCACTATACAAGAAAATTCACGTGAAAATGCTAGCTTTGGACTTGATGTTTTTCAAGCGTTTTCTCAAGATCACCACGAAAATCTCATTTGATTTCAAGTTTCTCCTTCTTCCAATGGAGCGAGGCACGAAACCCGCGTCGGTGGACGAATTTTCCAGCGCGACGCGAATCGGAGGCAGTTGCGAATAGTGGATTTTTCCACTATCGCCTTGAGGACGAATGCGGCGCGAAGGCCTTGATTGCCTCCGTGCCGAACCACGGCGGAAACCGAAAGACCTGGCAGGCGCGAAACATCCATGAATGAAAATCCAGCCCCCGATGCTGCCGGTCATGCCGGCGTGACAGCCGAAAAGCGAATGAAGAAGGACTGGCCCTTTTACTGGGTGT
This window encodes:
- a CDS encoding amino acid/amide ABC transporter substrate-binding protein, HAAT family (TC 3.A.1.4.-) translates to MKNCNSRQTSTQAATELGRRHFLKQGAGVVAAAAAFSALPAGLVSLARAEGGEIVVGFITSMSGPVSSLGIPYDQGMKAALAFRSKVGDKPVRLIALDDASDPTNAAVNARKLIQENNVDVIIGTAGSPGALAIATVCAETKTPLICIANANPQGEPGNWTITIPQPAPLMIAGTVAHMKQAGIKSVGYIGFADPWGDLVYNALMDASPAAGIKVTSNERYARSDTSVTGQALKVSSTRPDAVIAGGSGTPGALPYLALRERGYKGQFYGTPAIINPAFVKVGGAAVEGLIASTGPVVVFDQLPDSDPTKAVSQEFAKALKATVPDAVPNAFSGYSFDAWVLFLAAAETALKTAQPGTPQFKLAMRDALTNAKEIVGCHGVYNFKPGSRYGNDERSRVLVKLEKGEWKLMA
- a CDS encoding branched-chain amino acid transport system permease protein — translated: MTWDIMLILLVDGLSTGAIYLLAGLGFVLVFSVTRVIFIPSGDIAAFAALTLAAFQSRMVPGSIWLVAGMAVLACLAECTTLLRNGATRQVPRAIFFYAVLPLIPCGIGLAIATHDVPEALRIATTIGLILPMGVLIDRLTLRPLADASTLILFIVAIAVHFLIAGIGLIAFGPEGVRTTPILDGMVSLPGDILIPAQQVLMMVVALLLSLVFYLFFGRSITGKALRATASNRVGARLMGIRPERAAATAYLIAAALAAVVGILIAPITTMYYDSGFMIGLKASVGAIIGGMASYPITALGSVFIGILESWASFVASDYKEIIIFSVVIPVLIWRSFAVHRDSDEEIEELA